From Pontibacter actiniarum, a single genomic window includes:
- a CDS encoding S8 family serine peptidase — protein sequence MRCLLLYVCLLLSWPVLAQEPADTDVEEQKRLVYFTDKADSPYSLSEPLGFLSSKSLERRQRQSIPLTSRDLPVNPVYVAGLKDAGVQVWYTSRWFNAAVVQCTEAQVPEIEALLYVKSTRTLNRIASPATPQLRLQEHKLEVLPLAATVAPALESKDYGAAYHQASMLGADALHAAGYTGAGMTIAVFDAGFPGVPAIEAFSHLFQNEQLQGTFDFVRKQEDVFGASAHGTAVLSTMAAYAPGEMIGTAYAANYLLLRTENAASEHNIEEINWLLAAEYADSAGADVINSSLGYTTFDAPSRSYTYRDLDGNTTLVAKAADYAAAAGMLVVVSAGNDGDKPWRYIASPADADSVLTVGAVDSLGAKAAFSSFGPSADGQVKPDVVALGQKAYVLNAAGNVVASNGTSFAGPIMAGFATSLWQANLNKTAQEMIQLLRRIGSNAASPNNGLGYGIPEYSRTITALPNMPVQEAVYITNPVRHEPVILSLGQDWLQQPVEVLVLDATGKRVFSQRIKGAQLEQPLGLQAQSLQQGLYICRIRSGSRVTTVRFVKL from the coding sequence ATGCGCTGTCTGCTCCTCTATGTCTGTCTGCTGCTGTCCTGGCCTGTACTGGCGCAGGAGCCTGCTGATACAGATGTAGAGGAGCAGAAGCGTTTAGTATACTTCACGGATAAGGCCGACTCGCCTTACTCCCTCTCAGAACCACTTGGGTTCCTTTCATCTAAATCGCTGGAGCGCAGGCAACGGCAAAGCATTCCCCTCACTTCCCGTGATCTTCCTGTAAACCCAGTTTATGTAGCTGGTTTAAAAGACGCCGGCGTACAGGTATGGTACACCTCCCGGTGGTTTAATGCAGCGGTGGTGCAGTGCACTGAGGCGCAGGTGCCGGAGATTGAGGCGCTACTTTATGTTAAAAGTACCCGCACCTTAAACCGTATCGCTTCTCCTGCTACACCGCAGCTGCGCCTGCAGGAGCATAAGCTGGAGGTGCTGCCGTTGGCGGCTACTGTTGCCCCGGCGTTGGAAAGCAAAGATTACGGCGCGGCCTATCACCAGGCCAGCATGCTGGGAGCGGATGCGCTGCACGCCGCCGGCTACACCGGTGCAGGAATGACGATCGCTGTTTTTGACGCTGGCTTTCCCGGTGTTCCTGCTATCGAAGCTTTTTCGCACCTTTTCCAGAACGAGCAGCTGCAGGGCACCTTCGACTTTGTGCGGAAGCAGGAGGACGTGTTTGGTGCCAGCGCGCATGGTACGGCTGTGCTTTCTACCATGGCGGCCTATGCTCCCGGCGAAATGATCGGCACGGCTTATGCGGCCAATTACCTGCTGCTGCGCACGGAAAATGCCGCCTCCGAACATAACATTGAAGAAATTAACTGGCTGTTGGCCGCTGAGTACGCCGATAGTGCGGGCGCCGATGTGATCAACTCCTCCCTCGGGTACACCACCTTTGATGCTCCCTCGCGCAGCTATACTTACCGGGACCTGGACGGAAACACCACCCTGGTTGCCAAAGCGGCGGATTACGCCGCGGCAGCCGGTATGTTGGTGGTGGTGAGCGCCGGTAACGACGGAGACAAGCCGTGGCGGTACATTGCCTCTCCGGCCGATGCCGATTCCGTGTTAACCGTGGGCGCCGTGGATTCGCTGGGGGCCAAGGCCGCTTTCAGCTCCTTCGGGCCAAGCGCGGATGGGCAGGTAAAGCCGGATGTGGTGGCTCTCGGACAGAAAGCCTACGTGCTGAATGCCGCCGGAAATGTTGTTGCAAGTAACGGCACCTCTTTTGCAGGACCGATTATGGCTGGCTTTGCCACAAGCCTGTGGCAGGCGAACCTGAATAAAACGGCCCAGGAAATGATACAGCTGCTGCGGCGGATAGGCAGCAACGCCGCCAGCCCGAACAACGGCCTTGGCTACGGGATTCCCGAATACAGCCGTACAATCACAGCTTTGCCTAACATGCCTGTACAGGAAGCGGTTTACATTACGAACCCGGTGCGGCATGAGCCGGTCATACTTTCGCTGGGGCAGGACTGGTTGCAGCAGCCGGTAGAGGTACTGGTGCTGGATGCCACGGGTAAAAGAGTATTCTCCCAACGTATAAAAGGAGCACAGCTGGAGCAGCCCCTGGGTTTGCAGGCGCAAAGCCTGCAGCAAGGGCTCTATATTTGCCGTATCCGCTCCGGCAGCCGCGTCACAACGGTTCGCTTTGTAAAGCTGTAG
- the rpe gene encoding ribulose-phosphate 3-epimerase, translating into MKPIISPSVLASDFANLQSEVEMLNKSQADWLHIDIMDGRFVPNISFGFPVMEAIKRHAQKPMDVHLMIVEPELYIERFRAAGADTISVHIEATNHLHRTVQQIKASGAKAGVAVNPHTSVQLLEDVIADLDMVCLMSVNPGFGGQKFIENTYRKIEAMKNLIIQRNSQALIEIDGGVNQENAPLLLQRGADVLVAGSFVFSSADPIQTIADLKSSK; encoded by the coding sequence ATGAAACCTATCATATCCCCATCTGTACTCGCTTCTGACTTTGCCAACCTGCAGTCGGAGGTGGAAATGCTAAACAAGAGCCAGGCCGACTGGCTGCACATCGACATCATGGATGGCCGTTTTGTGCCGAACATTTCCTTCGGGTTTCCAGTAATGGAAGCCATCAAGCGTCATGCGCAGAAGCCAATGGATGTGCACCTGATGATTGTGGAGCCGGAGCTGTACATCGAGCGCTTCAGGGCCGCCGGTGCCGACACTATTTCAGTGCACATTGAGGCTACCAACCACCTGCACCGCACCGTGCAGCAGATAAAGGCCAGTGGCGCGAAAGCAGGCGTTGCAGTAAACCCGCATACTTCGGTACAGCTGCTCGAGGACGTAATCGCGGACCTGGACATGGTGTGCCTGATGTCGGTGAACCCGGGCTTTGGAGGCCAAAAGTTTATTGAGAACACCTACCGTAAGATAGAGGCCATGAAAAACCTGATCATCCAGCGCAACTCGCAGGCTTTGATTGAGATAGACGGGGGCGTGAACCAGGAGAATGCGCCGCTGCTGCTGCAGAGGGGTGCCGATGTGCTGGTTGCCGGTAGCTTTGTATTTTCGTCTGCCGACCCAATTCAGACAATCGCTGATCTTAAATCATCTAAATAA
- a CDS encoding TonB-dependent receptor — protein MLKYLSVWFCLLLPLGVSAQQAKLVGRVLSQQGEPLEMATVAVQGTTVATQTNAAGDFALNVPPRRELVLLVRYLGYKEQRQSLTLQNGESRTLQFILEADPQQLQTLDVRGKREDDTREQVSVTRLDPRNIKNLPSAFGDFNKVLVTLPGVTSNNELSSTYSVRGGNYDENLVYVNNIEIYRPFLITAAQQEGLSFVNPDLVGDIQFSSGGWQPRYGDKLSSVLNIQYKRPTEFAASVSGGLTGGTIHLESASKNKKVSYLFGARHKNGQYILKGLQTEGKYNSVFTDAQAYVHLDLSKEPGRTTLGILSSYAKNDFQVEPESQVTTFGTQQTPLRLVIGFEGQEQMEYATYQAGVNLAHRFTTNYTSEFILSGVHSREREFRDVEAAYRLCDVGTNGNNFGECLQERGVGSEFNHARNTLLARMLVAELRNSWRLSQRSQVQFGAKVGSENVEDALQEYGFTDSADYVSQDYYLNSQLDLNTLRYSGYLQHTFELDSLKTITYGVRATYWDYNGELNLSPRIQYSFITRRNPNLSFKTALGLYYQPPFYRELRNFEGELNPDIKAQRAIHAIIGTDYLFDAWGRNFKLTAEAYYKRMTNVIPYDLDNVRLRYYAKNNAKAYAAGFDVRVNGEFIPGAESWLSLGVLTTKENVQGDSVSVFNAQGERVGRQEQGYIRRPTDQLLNIGVFFQDHLPDNPTVRMYLNLVYGSGLPFGPPRQPEYRNAFDGRAYKRVDIGFSKVIVVESDVVQRQKFGLESLWIGLEVLNLIDAKNRVSYNYVSDVNGVTYAVPNYLTGRRLNLRFVAKF, from the coding sequence ATGCTGAAATATCTATCGGTGTGGTTCTGTTTACTTCTGCCTTTAGGTGTTTCAGCCCAGCAGGCAAAGCTGGTGGGGCGTGTGCTGAGCCAGCAGGGAGAGCCGCTGGAGATGGCAACCGTGGCCGTGCAGGGAACAACTGTCGCCACGCAGACTAACGCGGCGGGGGACTTTGCTCTTAATGTGCCGCCTCGGCGCGAGCTGGTGCTGCTGGTGCGCTACCTGGGTTATAAGGAGCAGCGGCAAAGCCTGACGCTCCAAAACGGCGAGAGCCGTACGCTGCAGTTTATACTTGAGGCGGACCCGCAACAACTGCAAACCCTGGATGTCCGTGGGAAAAGGGAGGACGACACCCGCGAGCAGGTTAGCGTTACCCGGCTGGACCCGCGCAACATCAAAAACCTTCCTTCCGCCTTCGGCGATTTTAACAAAGTACTGGTTACCCTTCCCGGCGTTACGAGCAATAACGAGCTTTCCAGCACCTACTCGGTACGCGGCGGCAACTACGACGAGAACCTGGTCTACGTCAACAACATCGAAATTTACAGGCCTTTTCTGATTACTGCCGCGCAGCAGGAGGGGCTCTCTTTTGTAAACCCAGACCTGGTCGGGGATATTCAGTTCTCGTCCGGGGGCTGGCAGCCAAGGTATGGCGACAAACTTTCCTCCGTGCTGAACATCCAGTACAAGCGGCCCACCGAGTTTGCAGCTTCCGTAAGCGGCGGCTTAACCGGGGGCACCATTCACCTGGAGTCGGCCTCTAAAAACAAAAAAGTCTCCTACCTCTTCGGTGCCCGGCATAAAAACGGCCAGTACATTCTCAAGGGCCTGCAAACGGAGGGGAAGTATAACTCGGTGTTTACAGATGCACAGGCTTATGTGCACCTTGACCTGTCGAAGGAGCCGGGCCGCACGACCCTCGGTATTCTGAGCAGTTACGCCAAAAACGATTTCCAGGTAGAGCCGGAGTCGCAGGTGACTACCTTCGGTACCCAACAGACACCCCTGCGGCTGGTGATTGGCTTTGAGGGGCAGGAGCAGATGGAGTACGCGACCTACCAGGCGGGCGTTAACCTGGCCCACCGCTTCACAACAAACTATACTTCTGAGTTCATACTTTCGGGCGTCCACTCGCGGGAGCGCGAGTTCCGGGACGTAGAGGCGGCGTACCGCCTGTGCGACGTGGGCACCAACGGCAACAATTTTGGCGAGTGCCTGCAGGAGCGCGGCGTGGGCAGCGAGTTTAACCATGCGCGGAATACCCTATTGGCCCGTATGCTGGTGGCTGAACTGCGTAACAGCTGGCGCCTGAGCCAGCGCAGCCAAGTGCAGTTTGGTGCCAAGGTGGGGTCAGAGAACGTGGAGGACGCCCTGCAGGAGTACGGTTTTACCGACTCGGCTGACTACGTTTCGCAAGACTATTACCTGAACTCACAGCTCGACCTCAACACCCTGCGCTACAGCGGTTACCTGCAGCACACCTTTGAGCTGGACTCGCTCAAAACGATTACCTACGGCGTGCGGGCCACGTACTGGGACTACAATGGAGAACTGAACCTCTCGCCGCGCATACAGTACTCCTTTATTACCCGCCGTAATCCCAACCTCTCGTTTAAGACAGCGCTCGGCCTGTACTACCAGCCGCCGTTTTACAGGGAGCTGCGCAATTTTGAGGGAGAGCTTAACCCCGACATTAAGGCGCAGCGTGCCATCCATGCCATCATCGGCACCGATTACCTGTTTGATGCCTGGGGGCGTAACTTTAAGCTCACCGCAGAGGCCTATTACAAGCGGATGACAAACGTGATTCCTTACGACCTGGACAATGTGCGCCTGCGATACTATGCAAAGAACAACGCCAAGGCATACGCAGCCGGTTTTGATGTGCGCGTTAACGGGGAGTTTATCCCCGGGGCTGAGTCGTGGCTTAGCTTGGGGGTGCTGACAACGAAGGAAAACGTGCAAGGCGACTCTGTTTCTGTGTTCAATGCGCAGGGAGAGCGTGTGGGGCGGCAGGAGCAGGGCTACATCCGGCGGCCTACGGACCAGCTGCTCAACATCGGCGTTTTCTTCCAAGACCACCTGCCGGACAACCCCACGGTGCGCATGTACCTCAACTTAGTTTACGGGAGTGGCTTGCCTTTTGGCCCTCCGCGCCAGCCGGAGTACCGGAACGCCTTCGACGGCAGGGCCTATAAGCGTGTGGACATCGGTTTTTCCAAGGTTATTGTAGTGGAGAGCGATGTTGTGCAACGCCAAAAGTTTGGCCTTGAGAGCCTTTGGATAGGGCTGGAGGTGCTGAACCTGATCGATGCCAAGAACCGCGTGTCTTATAACTATGTGAGCGATGTTAACGGCGTTACGTATGCAGTGCCCAACTACCTGACCGGTCGCCGCCTGAACCTGCGCTTCGTAGCCAAGTTCTAG
- a CDS encoding DUF2911 domain-containing protein → MKKHLLSLLILIAVTLAGNRAQAQVQLPQASPAAMVKQTIGLTDVTVNYHAPSAKGRKVFGGLVPLKQLWRAGANEATLITFEDELFLNNERVPAGTYSFFILPQSDSLWHVVLNKDTTLWGLEGYNELDDVAYLEIKPTKTAFTETMLFSFSDISTNKAKLNLAWENTKITLNIETDVEKKALANIKLALASAPADDWYTWAQCAEYMLPRKEHHQKALEWINKSIAIKENFYNSWIKAKLYAYNNEYQMAATLSAKAMQLGNAEPDSYKTYAKQIESAYSEWKKRK, encoded by the coding sequence ATGAAGAAACACCTCCTAAGCTTGCTCATCCTTATCGCCGTTACCCTGGCAGGCAACCGTGCGCAGGCGCAGGTACAGCTCCCACAGGCCAGCCCGGCGGCAATGGTCAAGCAAACCATCGGCCTGACCGACGTTACCGTCAACTACCACGCGCCAAGTGCAAAAGGCCGAAAGGTGTTTGGCGGCCTGGTGCCCCTGAAGCAGCTGTGGCGTGCCGGTGCCAACGAGGCGACGCTGATTACGTTTGAGGATGAGCTATTTCTGAACAACGAGCGCGTACCGGCCGGCACTTATTCCTTCTTTATACTTCCGCAAAGCGATTCTCTCTGGCACGTTGTGCTGAACAAAGATACGACCCTGTGGGGCCTGGAAGGCTATAATGAGCTGGATGACGTGGCGTACCTGGAGATAAAGCCCACAAAAACAGCATTCACGGAAACCATGCTTTTTTCATTCTCCGACATCAGCACAAACAAGGCAAAGCTGAACCTGGCGTGGGAAAACACGAAGATCACGCTCAACATTGAAACCGATGTAGAGAAAAAGGCCCTGGCAAACATTAAGCTAGCCCTGGCCAGTGCCCCTGCCGATGACTGGTACACCTGGGCACAGTGCGCCGAATACATGCTGCCGCGCAAGGAGCATCACCAGAAGGCCCTGGAGTGGATTAATAAGTCTATCGCCATCAAAGAGAACTTTTATAACAGCTGGATAAAGGCAAAGCTGTACGCTTACAACAATGAGTACCAGATGGCGGCAACGCTATCTGCCAAGGCCATGCAGCTGGGCAACGCTGAGCCCGACAGCTATAAAACGTATGCGAAACAGATTGAAAGCGCCTACAGCGAGTGGAAAAAGCGGAAATAG
- the hisG gene encoding ATP phosphoribosyltransferase, translating to MLRLAIQKSGRLSDDSLNLIRECGISFISSSLKLKTECTNFPLEILFLRDDDIPGYVADGVADIGIVGENVLVEEGKQELTVEKLGFSKCRLSLAVPKSAEYNSVQDLNGKNIATSYPNLLQAYLQEQGVKANIHTISGSVEIAPSIGLAEAICDIVSSGSTLISNGLKEVERVFKSEAALIATKELSEEKREILEKLLFRIHAVQRARKAKYILLNSPNDKIEEISRLLPSVKAPTVLPLAEEGWSSLHSVVNEDDFWEIIEKIKDAGAQGILVVPIEKMII from the coding sequence ATGCTACGATTAGCTATCCAGAAATCCGGCAGGCTAAGCGACGACTCGCTCAACCTGATCCGTGAATGTGGTATTTCCTTCATAAGCAGTTCCTTAAAATTAAAGACAGAGTGCACCAATTTCCCGCTGGAGATCCTTTTCCTGCGCGATGACGACATCCCGGGCTATGTGGCTGACGGTGTGGCTGATATCGGCATTGTGGGAGAGAACGTGCTGGTGGAGGAAGGAAAGCAGGAGCTGACGGTGGAGAAGCTTGGTTTCTCCAAGTGCCGCCTTTCGCTGGCTGTACCGAAAAGCGCCGAGTACAACTCCGTGCAGGACCTGAACGGAAAGAACATCGCCACCTCTTACCCCAACCTGTTGCAGGCATACCTGCAGGAACAGGGAGTAAAGGCAAATATCCATACCATCAGCGGCTCTGTGGAGATTGCACCGAGCATCGGGCTGGCGGAGGCTATCTGCGACATCGTGAGCTCCGGCAGCACCCTTATCAGCAACGGCCTCAAAGAGGTGGAGCGCGTTTTCAAGTCTGAGGCTGCCCTGATCGCCACCAAAGAGCTTTCGGAAGAGAAGCGGGAGATACTGGAGAAGCTGCTGTTCCGCATCCACGCAGTTCAGCGGGCGCGTAAAGCCAAGTACATTTTGCTGAATTCCCCGAATGATAAGATAGAGGAGATCAGCAGGTTGCTGCCAAGCGTAAAGGCGCCAACGGTGCTGCCCCTGGCAGAGGAAGGGTGGAGCTCGCTGCACTCAGTAGTGAATGAGGATGATTTCTGGGAGATCATCGAAAAAATAAAAGACGCCGGTGCGCAGGGGATACTTGTGGTGCCGATTGAAAAAATGATCATCTAA
- the hisD gene encoding histidinol dehydrogenase, producing MRKLIQPARETWADLVKRPTKNLEDLEPGILETFKLVKEQGDAALLQLAEKYDGVKLESLLVTAQEIAEAESQVPQELKEAILQAYSNIQLFHTQQAEPVKQVETMFGVTCWRKSVPIDRVGLYIPGGTAPLFSTLLMLGVPARIAGCKELVLCTPPSRDGNIHPAILYTASLLGVTRIVKSGGAQAVAAMAFGTESVPAVYKIFGPGNQYVTVAKQLVSKAGVAIDLPAGPSEVLVMADESATPAFVAADLLSQAEHGADSQVVLLTTSEEVLQEVEQELQAQLEVLPRKEFAAKALDKSVGIVLASADEMLAFSNLYAPEHLILSVADFEELLDGITNAGSVFLGHFSPESAGDYASGTNHTLPTNGYARAYSGVSLDSFVKKITFQYITREGLQNIGKTIETMAEAEGLEAHKNAVSIRLKELNRV from the coding sequence ATGCGTAAACTCATACAACCTGCCCGCGAAACGTGGGCGGACTTGGTGAAGCGACCAACCAAGAACCTGGAGGACCTGGAGCCGGGCATCCTGGAGACTTTTAAGCTGGTGAAGGAGCAGGGCGACGCCGCACTGCTGCAACTGGCCGAAAAGTATGACGGGGTAAAGCTTGAGAGCCTGCTGGTAACAGCGCAGGAAATTGCGGAGGCGGAAAGCCAAGTGCCGCAAGAGCTGAAAGAGGCTATCCTACAAGCTTACAGCAATATACAGCTGTTCCATACACAGCAGGCGGAGCCGGTAAAGCAGGTAGAGACCATGTTTGGTGTCACCTGCTGGCGCAAAAGCGTACCCATTGATCGGGTGGGGCTCTACATTCCGGGCGGTACGGCACCGCTTTTCTCCACGCTGCTGATGCTGGGGGTGCCAGCGCGCATTGCCGGTTGCAAAGAGCTGGTACTGTGTACCCCTCCCTCCAGGGACGGAAACATACACCCTGCTATACTTTACACGGCCTCGTTGCTGGGGGTAACCCGCATCGTAAAGTCGGGTGGTGCGCAGGCAGTGGCGGCCATGGCGTTCGGTACGGAAAGTGTGCCGGCGGTGTACAAAATATTTGGCCCGGGCAACCAGTACGTAACGGTGGCAAAGCAACTGGTGAGCAAAGCCGGTGTGGCGATCGATTTGCCTGCCGGTCCGTCCGAAGTGCTGGTGATGGCCGACGAGAGCGCTACCCCCGCCTTTGTAGCAGCAGACTTACTGTCGCAGGCGGAGCACGGGGCAGACTCGCAGGTGGTGTTGTTAACAACTTCTGAGGAAGTGCTGCAGGAGGTGGAGCAAGAGCTTCAGGCGCAGCTGGAAGTGCTGCCGCGTAAGGAGTTTGCCGCCAAGGCATTAGATAAGAGTGTAGGTATAGTGCTGGCGAGTGCCGATGAGATGCTGGCGTTTTCTAACCTCTACGCGCCGGAGCACCTGATACTTTCGGTGGCCGACTTTGAGGAGCTGCTGGATGGCATTACCAACGCAGGATCGGTTTTCCTGGGCCACTTCAGCCCGGAGTCTGCCGGTGATTATGCCTCCGGTACCAACCACACCCTGCCGACCAATGGCTATGCCCGTGCCTACAGCGGTGTGTCGCTGGATAGCTTTGTGAAGAAGATCACCTTCCAGTACATCACCCGCGAAGGCCTGCAGAACATTGGTAAAACCATCGAAACCATGGCCGAGGCCGAAGGCCTGGAGGCGCACAAGAATGCTGTAAGTATACGTCTTAAAGAACTGAACCGTGTTTAA
- the hisC gene encoding histidinol-phosphate transaminase, with amino-acid sequence MFNLNDIIRPNVLKMKAYSSARDEFKGAASVFLDANENNLGSLAGENYNRYPDPHQRKLKERIAEIKGVQPEQIFLGNGSDEAIDLLFRMVCRPGQDSMLHLPPTYGMYEVSANLNDVALQAVQLTEDFQVPVEEVLLNIKPTTKIIFICSPNNPTGNLIEQESITELLTAFKGLVVVDEAYIDFADTRSWTARLNEFPNLVVLQTFSKAWGMAGLRLGLAFASQELVSVLDKIKPPYNINEATQELALQALQREEALKDMVEEIVQERELLMEALPDLPAVVHVYPSDANFILVKVKDADNMYKYLLGKGIVVRNRSGLAGCEGCLRISVGTLEENQKLLQAISEFKAQD; translated from the coding sequence GTGTTTAACCTGAACGATATCATTCGCCCGAACGTGCTGAAGATGAAAGCCTATTCTTCGGCCCGGGACGAGTTTAAAGGCGCTGCCAGTGTGTTTCTGGATGCCAACGAGAACAACCTCGGCAGCTTAGCCGGAGAAAACTATAACCGCTACCCCGACCCGCACCAGAGAAAGCTAAAGGAGCGCATTGCAGAGATAAAAGGGGTGCAGCCGGAGCAGATTTTCCTGGGCAATGGCTCCGATGAAGCCATAGACCTGCTCTTCCGGATGGTGTGCCGCCCGGGCCAGGACAGCATGCTGCACCTGCCGCCCACCTACGGCATGTATGAAGTGTCTGCCAACCTGAACGACGTGGCGCTGCAGGCGGTGCAGCTAACCGAGGATTTCCAGGTTCCGGTGGAGGAGGTGCTGTTAAACATCAAACCTACCACCAAGATCATTTTCATCTGCTCGCCCAACAACCCAACGGGCAACCTGATAGAGCAGGAAAGTATAACCGAGCTGCTTACTGCTTTCAAGGGCTTGGTAGTGGTAGACGAAGCGTACATTGACTTTGCCGATACCCGCAGCTGGACTGCACGCTTAAATGAGTTTCCGAACCTGGTGGTGCTGCAGACTTTCTCCAAAGCCTGGGGCATGGCTGGCCTGCGCCTTGGCCTGGCTTTCGCTTCTCAGGAGCTTGTGTCAGTATTAGATAAAATAAAGCCGCCCTACAACATCAACGAGGCTACCCAGGAGCTGGCGCTACAGGCGCTGCAGCGCGAAGAGGCCCTGAAAGACATGGTGGAGGAGATTGTGCAGGAGCGAGAGCTGCTAATGGAGGCGCTGCCGGATTTGCCAGCTGTAGTGCATGTGTATCCTTCTGATGCAAACTTTATACTTGTTAAAGTAAAGGATGCGGATAACATGTATAAGTATTTGTTAGGTAAGGGTATAGTGGTGCGTAATAGGTCCGGACTTGCCGGCTGCGAAGGCTGCCTGCGTATTTCTGTCGGCACTTTAGAGGAGAACCAAAAGCTGTTGCAGGCAATTTCTGAATTCAAGGCACAAGATTAA
- the hisB gene encoding bifunctional histidinol-phosphatase/imidazoleglycerol-phosphate dehydratase HisB gives MKKALFIDRDGTILVEPKTDYQVDSFEKFAFLPKSISNLAKIYRELDYEFVMVTNQDGLGTDSYPEDTFWPYQNKMLEVLETEGVRFDDILIDRSFEHEGLETRKPGIGMMKRYLAGEYDLANSFVIGDRLTDVKLAQNLGAQAIFIGETAAEGAALSTTDWDAIYTFLKQQRTSRTASVRRSTSETDIQVDLNLDGSGKMNISTGLGFFDHMLEQVAKHGKLDLNIQVKGDLHIDEHHTIEDTGLALGEAFLQALGDKRGISRYGFFLLPMDEVLAQVALDFSGRPWAVWKADFKREKVGDMPTEMFFHFFKSFSDTAKANLNIKVEGDNEHHKIEAVFKGFARAIRMAVERNLQDNSIPSTKGTL, from the coding sequence ATGAAAAAAGCACTTTTTATAGATCGTGACGGCACCATCCTGGTAGAGCCGAAAACCGATTACCAGGTGGACTCTTTTGAGAAGTTCGCCTTCCTGCCCAAATCCATCAGCAATCTGGCAAAAATTTACAGGGAGCTGGACTATGAGTTTGTGATGGTAACCAATCAGGACGGCCTCGGCACAGATTCTTATCCGGAAGATACTTTCTGGCCTTACCAAAACAAGATGCTGGAGGTACTGGAAACGGAGGGGGTAAGGTTTGATGACATCCTGATTGACCGCAGCTTCGAGCATGAGGGGCTGGAGACGCGCAAGCCGGGCATCGGCATGATGAAGCGCTACCTGGCCGGTGAATACGACCTGGCAAACAGCTTTGTGATTGGCGACCGGCTAACGGACGTGAAACTGGCGCAGAACCTGGGCGCCCAGGCAATTTTTATAGGTGAAACTGCCGCAGAGGGTGCAGCTTTAAGCACCACCGATTGGGATGCTATTTATACTTTTCTGAAGCAGCAACGCACTAGCCGTACTGCCAGCGTTCGCCGCAGCACCTCCGAAACCGACATTCAGGTAGACCTGAACCTGGACGGAAGCGGCAAAATGAACATCAGTACCGGCCTTGGCTTTTTCGACCACATGCTGGAGCAAGTGGCGAAGCACGGCAAACTGGACCTGAACATTCAGGTGAAAGGCGATCTGCACATAGACGAGCACCACACCATTGAAGACACAGGCTTGGCTTTGGGCGAGGCTTTTTTACAGGCCCTGGGCGACAAGCGTGGCATTAGTCGCTACGGCTTTTTCCTGCTGCCCATGGATGAGGTGCTGGCGCAGGTGGCTCTAGATTTTAGCGGGCGCCCCTGGGCAGTATGGAAAGCAGATTTTAAGCGCGAGAAAGTGGGGGACATGCCGACTGAAATGTTCTTCCATTTCTTCAAATCGTTTTCTGATACGGCGAAGGCGAACCTGAACATCAAGGTGGAGGGCGACAATGAGCACCACAAAATAGAGGCTGTGTTCAAAGGCTTTGCCCGTGCCATTCGGATGGCTGTGGAGCGTAACCTGCAGGATAACAGCATCCCAAGCACGAAAGGTACCCTATAA